The genomic region CGACGGCCTCCGCCCAGGCCGCGTACACCTCCGCCGGGGCCGCGACGCCCTCGGCGAGGTGTACGCGGACCGTCGTGCGCTGGACCGACTGCACCGGCCCGTACACCGGCATGCTCGCGAGGCAGTCCATGATCCGGCCGCGCAGGGAGTCCTCGCCGTCCGCGACACCGCCGTCCGCGACGCCGTCGGGGCCGGAGGACGACCTCCGCAGCCGCTCGCAGCGCGCGGCCACCTCCAAGAGGGCCCACCCGTACCCGGGGGAGTCGGCCAGCTCCAGCCGGCGCAGCGCTGTCAGCGCGTACTCGTGCGCCCCCGCCACGTCGCCCTCGGCCAGCAACAGGTCCAGCCAGGCGGTCGCCGCCTGCTGGGCCTGGTCCAGGCGCTCCACGCTGAGCGCGTGCATCCGGTCGAGCCGGGTGATACCGGAGCGGGCGCCGGCCATGTCGCCGTGGGCCGCCCCCGACCGCGCGGCCGCCAGGTCACCCTGGGCCAGCGCCGCCCGGGTCCACGGCACCAGCAGGAACACGCGGTGTACGGGGGAGGGGCTGCGGTCCAGCGCGCCGTCCACGATCGCGCGGGCGGTGTCCAGGTGGCCCAGTTCGAAGTGCGCCTCGGCGCTGTTCTGCAGGTGGAAACTGCTGTGCACGCTCGCCGGGCCCCGGCGGCGGTGGTCGGCCAGGGCGCCGTCCAGCAGTTCCAGAGACTCCTGGTGCCGTCCCAGCTCACGCAGGTAGTGCGAGATGTTGCCCACGCCCCGGGCCTCCATCAGGGGATCGCCGATCTCCCGGGAGAGCTCGATCGAGCGCTCCACGATCGCCCGCCCCCGCGCCATCTCGCCGCGGGACATGAGCACCGATCCGCGGGTGACCAGCGCCGCGGCCGCCGCCATGCGGTCCCCGGTCTCCTCGGCGACGCGGTGCGCCCGCTCGGCCAGGTCCACGGCCGACGCGCCCAGGCGGGTCTGCCCGCGGGGCCGGAACATGGTCTCCCTGGCCAGGATCGACAGCATCAGCCCGAACCCGGGCATGTGCGGCGGGTGCAGCCGCAGGGCCTCGGCCAGGTCGTCCACGGCGCCCTCGTCCACGCACGTCGAGCGCGCCTGCCCACGGCAGCGCAGCAGCGTCGCGCGGACCGCGAGGGCGTGGTCGTCCTCGGTTCCCGGTTCTCCCGGCAGCCCGGCCAGGCCCTCGTCGCACATCTCCCACGCGCGGCGCGGACGGCCCGTGTCCAGGGCCGCGACGGCGCCCGCCGCCAGGACCTCCGACCGGGTCCGGCCACCGGTGCGCTCACCGGCGTCGGGGACCCGCTCCCACAGGCCCAGGACGCGTTCCAGCATGGCCAGCTCCTCGCTGCGGGCCAGGACCTCTCCGGCCCGCACCGCCGCCCACCAGGCCGCCTGGAGGGCCTGGGGCAGGTCGTGCGCGGCCTGGAAGTGGTGCGCCTGCTCGGCGGCGCGGCGGTCGGCCGGGACGGCGTCGGGGTACTCGTCGATGAGCTGGGCGAAGCGCAGGTGCAGGCGGGCGTGCGGTCCGGGCAGCAGCCCGTCGTGGACCGCCTCGCGCAGCAGCGCGTGGCGGAAGCGGTAGCCCGTTCCGCTCACCCGGAGCAGGTTGGCGTCGACCAGGGCGTGCAGCGCGCGGTCCAGGTCGGGCTCGGGCAGCTCGGCGGCGCGGGCGAGGGTGGCGTGCTCGATGACGTCGGACACCGCGCCGACGGAGGCCACGCGCAGCACGGCCACGGCGTTCTCGTCCAGCCGGTGCAGGGAGCCGAGCAGCAGCTCGCGGAAGTGGTCGGGCACGTCGGTGTCGGAGTCCGTGCCGCCGGTGCCGGCGGCCAGGGCCTCGACGAACAGGGGGATGCCGTCGCTGCGCTGGTAGAGGTCGTCCAGCCGGGCGGCGGGCAGCGGGTGGCCGGTGATCGCGCGGACCTGTTCGGCGACCTGGTCGCGGGTGAGCGGCGCCAGCGTCAACCGGGTCATCTCGGGCAGGCGCTCCAGCTCGGGCAGCAGGCGGCGCAGCGGGTGGGTGCGGTGCAGGTCATCGGCGCGGTAGGTGGCGATGATCTGCACGCCGGGCAGGTCCAGGTTGCGCGCCAGGTACACGAGGAGGTCGCGGGTGGCGCCGTCGGCCCAGTGCAGGTCCTCCAGCACCACGGTGACGCCGTCGTCGCCCGCGGCGGCCTGGAACAGCCGCAGGACCTGCTCGAAGAGCAGTCCGCGCGCCTCCTGGCCGCCCTGGGGGAGCGCGCCGAGCTCGGGCAGCAGCCGGGCGAACTCACCGGTGCCGCCGGGCGCGGCGGCCTCGAACGCCTCTCGTCCGCGCTCGCGCAGGACTTGGCGCAGGACCGCGGTGAAGGGGGCGTAGGCCAGACCGTCCACGCCCAGCTCCAGACACCCGCCGGCGAACACGGTGCCGACGGGCCTGGTCGCGGTGAACTCCGCGACCAGGCGGGTCTTGCCGACACCGGCGTCGCCGCCGATGATCATCGTTCCGGACGCCTCCGTGCGGGCCCGGAGGGCGTGCTCGCCCAGCCGCCGCAGCTGTTCCGTCCGGCCGACGAACAACGGGCTGGTATCGGCGAGGAAGGACATGTCGTCCATGATGCCGAGCACGGCGGCACTCCCCTCCGGTCGCGTGCGGGCCACGGCGGCCGGGTCAGGCCGCGCGACCGAAGCGTGCCCGGGCGTCGGGTCCGGGTGCGTCCTTGCTGCCCTGGCGCCGCTCCTCCTTCCTCGCGGCGCGACGCGCGGCGCGCTCCTCGGTGCGGGCCCGCTTGATCGCGCGGACGTGCTCCGCCTCGCGTACGCGCTCGCGGCTGACGTACTGGGCGGTCGAGCTGAACAGGTCCGGGTGGTACATGGTGGGCCTTTCCCCTGGGCGGAGACCCTGTGTCCCCGCCGCCTGAGTACAACGATCGGTCTAAGACCCCGGCCCGCGCATGGGGAGGATGCCCAGTCCTGGGCGCGTCCGGCGCCCGGATCGGCCCGATGCGCCTAAGACCCCCGCCGGAGGGTCCTAGGGCGTGTGTGACGGATACTCGTCCTGCTGTGCGTCGCCCCAGTGGCACTCTCACTGCGTTCTCGTCAGTCGACAGGGGAACCAGCCGGGCCCCCGCTGTGCGACAACGGCGAAGCCGCACAGTAGGGGCAGTCCTTCTTCGGCCTTGTGAGAGCACCACTGGCTGCGCCGCTCGCGACGGACGGCATCCGTCACACACGCCCTAGGCGCCTCAGGAAGGCGTCCGGCGGACGGGCACGCGCCGAAGGTGTGTCACCCGGGGCACATGAGTGGCCACTCGTAGTTGTCTAGGGCTGACAGTGTGGACGTACAGGAGGTGCGTGATGTCGCGAGTGCTCGGGGGGACCCGGTGCCGTGCGGTACCGGTGTGGATCGGCGCGGTCGCGGTCGGGGCGGTGGTCCTGGCCGCGCCCGGGGTCGCGGCCGACGAGCAGGCGGCGCCGGTGGGCGTGTCCGTGTCGGCGGAGGACGGCGAGGGCGGCACGGCTCCGGGGGAGGAGGTGGTCCTGCGCACCACCGTGACCAACGGGGGCGGCGCACCGGTGGAGGGGGCACTGCTGGCCCAGCACGTGCCGGAGGGGATGGAGGTCGTGGAGGTGGACCAGGGCGGCATGGTGGAGGAGGGCATCGCCAACTGGGGGATCGGGGTCCCCGCCGGGGGCGAGTCCGTCCACACGGTGCGCGTGCGCGTCACCGAGGACGCGGCCGTGGACGAGCGCCTGATGAGCACGGCCTGCCTGCTGTTGGACCGCGACGCCGAACCGGCGGCGTGCGCGAGCGGCACCGTGCGGGTCACCGAGCGGTCCGCGGCGCTCGGCTGGCCGGTGGACCGCGCGACCCTGGTCCGGTCGGTCGGCGCGGGCCTGGTGCTCGTGCTGCTCTGGCTGCTGTGGCGGCGCAGGAGCGCGTTCCGGACCCGGTGACCGGGTTGTGACGTCAGTGCGTCATATCCGGAGTCGGGAAAACTACGACGCGTAGTAGTGTGTCGCCATGGACATCATCTACTCCGCGCTCGTCTTCCTGCACATGATCGGTCTCGCCGGCATCATCGCGGGATTCCTCATGCAGGTCATCACCGGTCACGCCAAGTCGACCAAGGTCCTGCTGCACAGCTCCCTGCTCCAGTTGGTCACAGGCCTGGCCCTCGTCGGGGTCGCCGAGATGTCCGGCGACGCCGAGCTCGACCACGTCAAGGTGGGCGTCAAGCTCGTCGTCGCCCTGGCCGTGGTGGTCGTGGGCGTCATGAACCTGCGCAAGCCGTCCAGCCGCCTGGCCACGATCGCGGGGGTGCTCGCCATCCTCAACATCGGTGTCGCCGTGTTCTGGTGATCCCTCCCCACCGAGCCGGTGGCGGCGCGGCCCCCCGCAGGGTCGCGCCGCCACCGGCTTTTCTCTGCCTTCTTGCCGTCATCTTGCGCGCCTCTTTCGCGCGCGGACGCGGTACATCGGGCCTGGTCACGGGGTCGGCGTGCATGCGGAGGGCTGCCTCGTGCCTGGGTGGCGGTCGTCATCGCCGCAGGCCACCGTGGTGTGATCGCCGTGTGTACGCGGCATGACACGCAACGCTCTGCCGGTGATCTCCTGTTCACAAGTCTGGACTCTTCTGTTAAGTTCGCCACATTCACGCAAACTCTTGCAGAGACTGCAAGAGAGCGGCGGTGCGGCAGCGCGGCCCCACCGCGCCACTCCCTCCCCCCAAGGAGCGAACATGAACAGACGCAGACTCGGCTCCCTCACCGGGGTCGCGGTGCTGGCCACCGGACTGCTCACGGCCCCGGCACCGGCGTCGAGCGCCCCCGCCCCCACCGCCGCGGTCCCCGCCCCCGCGGCCGCGGAAGCCGCCGCCGCCGAGCAGAACGGCGGCACGATCGTCCACCTCTTCCAGTGGAACTGGGACTCGGTGGCCGCCGAGTGCGAGGACTTCCTCGGCCCGAACGGGTTCGGCGGCGTGCAGGTCTCCCCGCCCCAGGAGCACGTCGTCATCCCCTCCGCCGAGGGCGGCAACTACCCCTGGTGGCAGGACTACCAGCCGGTCTCCTACCAGATCGACAACACCCGGCGCGGCACGGCCGAGGAGTTCGAGGCCATGGTCACCACGTGCCGCGAGAACGGCGTCCGGATCTACGCCGACGTCATCATCAACCACATGACCGGCAACGGCTCGGGCACCGGCAGCCACGGCACCGAGTGGGAGAAGTACGCCTACCCGGATTTGTTCGGTGACGGCAGCGCCGCCTACGGCCGCGACGACTTCGGCCCCTGCTTCGAGACGATCGACGACTGGAACGACAAGTGGGAGGTCCAGAACTGTGAGCTCCTGGAGCTGTCGAACCTGAACACCGCCACCCCGCACGTGCGTGAGCAGCTCCGGCGCTACCTCAACGGGCTCGTGGACATGGGTGTGGGCGGATTCCGTGTGGACGCCTCCAAGCACGTCCCCGAGGCCGACGTCGAGGCGATCTTCGGCGGACTGAACGAGGTCCCCGGCTTCGGCGGGCGGCCCGACGTCTACCACGAGGTCTACGGCGACCAGACGGTGCCCTACACCGCCTACACCCCGTACGGCAAGGTCACCAACTTCGACTACAAGAACGACTTCGCGGGCAAGTTCGCCGGCGGCGACCTCGCCGGACTGGTCGACATGCCCGACTACGGCGGCCTGACCGCCGACGAGGCCGTGGTGTTCGTCGACAACCACGACACGCAGCGCTACACGCCGACCCTCACCTACAAGGACGGCGACCGCTACCACCTCGCCACCGCCTTCATGCTCGCCCACCCCTACGGCACCCCCGTGGTGATGTCGAGCTACGACTTCGGCGACAACCAGACCGAGGGCCCGCCCAGCGTCGGCGAGGTCGACGGCAACCCGGCAGGCTGGATCACCGAGGACACCGACTGCTCCAGTGCCGACTGGGTCTGCGAGCACCGCGACGGCACGGTCGCGGGGATGGCCGCCTTCCGCAACTCCACCGACGGCACCGGCATCACCCAGCGCGCCGCGGACGGCTCCTCCCGCGTCGCCTTCGACCGCGGTGACCGCGGTTTCGCGGCCTTCAACGCCGGCGGCGGCACCTGGAACGTGACCGCCACCACGGCCATGCCGGACGGCGTGTACGAGAACGCGGCGGGCAGCGGGTCGGCCACCGTCTCCGGCGACCAGGTCACCGTGGACGTCCCGGCCGAGGGCGCCGTCGCCATCCACGTCGACGGCGTCTGCGCCGACCCCGCCGAGTGCGGCGGCGACGGTGATGGGGACGGTGGTGGCGACGGCGACGACACCGTCGAGATCTCCGCCACCGCCCACACCGACTGGGGCCAGGAGGTGTACGTCGTCGGCGGCACCGACGCCCTCGGCTCGTGGAACCCCACCGGCGGCGTGAAGCTGTCCACCGACGAGAGCACCTACCCGCAGTGGACCGGACAGGTCACCATCGGTGCCGACGACGAGTGGAAGCTCGTCAAGGTCGACGGCTCCGGCAACGCCCAGTGGGAGTCCGGCGGCAACCGCGTCGGCCCCGACTCCGCGCCCGTCTGGAGGGACTGAACCACCGGGGCCGCCGCACTCCACGGCCCCCTCCCACGGCACCCCCGCGCCACACTCCTCCGGCGCGGGGGTGCCCCTGCGCGGGGTCCGGTCTCAGCCGTCGTAGAACACGCGCTCCATCACCGCGCGTGCCCGCCGCGTCGTGCGCAGGTAGGCCTCGGTCAACTGCTCCGACGCCCCCTCCCACACGTCGTCCTCGCCCTCGCCGCTGCTGCAGCCCATCGCCTCGGCCAGCGCCGACCGCACCCGCAGGTCCGTGGGCAGAGAGTCCCCGGGCCGGCCGCGCACCAGCATGACCATCCCGCGCACCCGCGAGGCCAGCCGCCAGGCCTGCTCCAGCACCACACCGTCGTCGGCGGCCAGCATCCCGTGCGCCACCGCCACCTCCAGGGCCTCCAGCGTGCCCGTCGTGCGCAGGTCGGGGTGCTCGTGGGCATGGCGCAGCTGCACCAGCTGCGCCACCCACTCCACGTCCGACAGGCCGCCCCGGCCCAACTTCGTGTGCAGCGTCGGATCCGCCCCGCGCGGCAGCCGCTCGGACTCCATCCGCGCCTTGAGCTTGCGGATCTCCAGCACCGAGGCCGAATCGATCCCGCCCAACGGGTAGCGGATCGGGTCGATGAGTTCGGTGAAGGCCCGCCGCAGCTGCGGGTCGCCCGCGATCGGGCGCGCGCGCAGCAGGGCCTGGCTCTCCCACACCTGCGACCAGCGGCCGTAGTAGGCGGCGTAGGAGTCCAGGGTGCGCACCACCGGACCGCTGCGCCCCTCCGGGCGCAGGTCGGTGTCCACCTTCAGCGGCGGTTCGGCGGCCGGCATCTCCAGCAGCCGCGCCAGCTCGCGCACCACCTCCAGCGCCTGCTTGGTCGCCGCGCCCGTCTCCACGCCCGGCAGGGGGTCGTGCACGTACATCACGTCCGCGTCGCTGGCGTAGGTCAGCTCGCCGCCGCCGAAACGGCCCATGGCGACCACGCACACCCGGGTCAGCGGCTCGTCGCCCGAGGCCGCCACCACCCGGTTGAAGGCCAGGCGCAGCGCCGCCTCGATGGTCACTGCCGCGATGTCGGTGAGGGCCGCCCCCACCTCCTGGACCGAGGACACCTCCAGCAGGTCCGCGACGGCCGTGCGCAGCAGTTCGCGGCGGCGCAGCGCCCGGACCGCCGCCACCGACTCCTCGGCCGTGTCGTAGCGGCGCAGCGCCGCCTCGGCCTCCGCGGCGAGCACTTTGGGGCTGCGGCGCACCAGGTGGGCGTCGTCGGCGAGCATCGCCACCGCCTCCGGCGCGCGCAGCAGCAGCTCTGTGACGTACCGGCTCGTCCCCAGCAGCCACGCCATCCGCTCGGCCACCCGCACGTCGTCACGGAGCAGGCGCAGGTACCACGGCGTCGTGCCCAATGCGTCGCTGACCTGCCGGAAGCCCAGCAGCCCCGCGTCGGGGTCGGGGGCGTCGGAGAACCAGCCCAGCATGACCGGCAGCAGCGTGCGCTGGATGGCCGCCCGCCGCGAGACCCCCGAGGTCAGTGACTCCAGGTGGCGCAGCGCCCCCGCCGGATCGGCGAAGCCCAGCGCCTCCATCCGCACGCGGGCCTGCTCCGGCGTGAGACGCGCCT from Nocardiopsis aegyptia harbors:
- a CDS encoding helix-turn-helix transcriptional regulator; the protein is MLGIMDDMSFLADTSPLFVGRTEQLRRLGEHALRARTEASGTMIIGGDAGVGKTRLVAEFTATRPVGTVFAGGCLELGVDGLAYAPFTAVLRQVLRERGREAFEAAAPGGTGEFARLLPELGALPQGGQEARGLLFEQVLRLFQAAAGDDGVTVVLEDLHWADGATRDLLVYLARNLDLPGVQIIATYRADDLHRTHPLRRLLPELERLPEMTRLTLAPLTRDQVAEQVRAITGHPLPAARLDDLYQRSDGIPLFVEALAAGTGGTDSDTDVPDHFRELLLGSLHRLDENAVAVLRVASVGAVSDVIEHATLARAAELPEPDLDRALHALVDANLLRVSGTGYRFRHALLREAVHDGLLPGPHARLHLRFAQLIDEYPDAVPADRRAAEQAHHFQAAHDLPQALQAAWWAAVRAGEVLARSEELAMLERVLGLWERVPDAGERTGGRTRSEVLAAGAVAALDTGRPRRAWEMCDEGLAGLPGEPGTEDDHALAVRATLLRCRGQARSTCVDEGAVDDLAEALRLHPPHMPGFGLMLSILARETMFRPRGQTRLGASAVDLAERAHRVAEETGDRMAAAAALVTRGSVLMSRGEMARGRAIVERSIELSREIGDPLMEARGVGNISHYLRELGRHQESLELLDGALADHRRRGPASVHSSFHLQNSAEAHFELGHLDTARAIVDGALDRSPSPVHRVFLLVPWTRAALAQGDLAAARSGAAHGDMAGARSGITRLDRMHALSVERLDQAQQAATAWLDLLLAEGDVAGAHEYALTALRRLELADSPGYGWALLEVAARCERLRRSSSGPDGVADGGVADGEDSLRGRIMDCLASMPVYGPVQSVQRTTVRVHLAEGVAAPAEVYAAWAEAVAGWERTPLVLSLAGARLRAAEAAAAVGDRSAVREWVGQVHAAAAEHGAVPLRRAAEDLARRTSVPLEDGGGACAAPAVPAGLTARELEVLRLLSGGGTNAQIAAELFISPKTASVHVSNILAKLRVANRAAAGARARELGLA
- a CDS encoding DUF11 domain-containing protein, yielding MSRVLGGTRCRAVPVWIGAVAVGAVVLAAPGVAADEQAAPVGVSVSAEDGEGGTAPGEEVVLRTTVTNGGGAPVEGALLAQHVPEGMEVVEVDQGGMVEEGIANWGIGVPAGGESVHTVRVRVTEDAAVDERLMSTACLLLDRDAEPAACASGTVRVTERSAALGWPVDRATLVRSVGAGLVLVLLWLLWRRRSAFRTR
- a CDS encoding carbohydrate-binding module family 20 domain-containing protein; protein product: MNRRRLGSLTGVAVLATGLLTAPAPASSAPAPTAAVPAPAAAEAAAAEQNGGTIVHLFQWNWDSVAAECEDFLGPNGFGGVQVSPPQEHVVIPSAEGGNYPWWQDYQPVSYQIDNTRRGTAEEFEAMVTTCRENGVRIYADVIINHMTGNGSGTGSHGTEWEKYAYPDLFGDGSAAYGRDDFGPCFETIDDWNDKWEVQNCELLELSNLNTATPHVREQLRRYLNGLVDMGVGGFRVDASKHVPEADVEAIFGGLNEVPGFGGRPDVYHEVYGDQTVPYTAYTPYGKVTNFDYKNDFAGKFAGGDLAGLVDMPDYGGLTADEAVVFVDNHDTQRYTPTLTYKDGDRYHLATAFMLAHPYGTPVVMSSYDFGDNQTEGPPSVGEVDGNPAGWITEDTDCSSADWVCEHRDGTVAGMAAFRNSTDGTGITQRAADGSSRVAFDRGDRGFAAFNAGGGTWNVTATTAMPDGVYENAAGSGSATVSGDQVTVDVPAEGAVAIHVDGVCADPAECGGDGDGDGGGDGDDTVEISATAHTDWGQEVYVVGGTDALGSWNPTGGVKLSTDESTYPQWTGQVTIGADDEWKLVKVDGSGNAQWESGGNRVGPDSAPVWRD